One window of Blastocatellia bacterium genomic DNA carries:
- a CDS encoding clostripain-related cysteine peptidase, producing MTDTTNAPESDPKAWTLMFYFASDNSLASTIVSQLKALKDAGFHQQANVIAYFDPQPKNIPSHVFDVNLVEKLKKPHPPRHVFAGNDPFTRNLVFDRLWTKKDKETRDTLRQYFEEKYKNQTPPFKYSPKQVPDTLVGEQSPRESLANFLEFCRLNYPARRYMLFILGHGVVVGNDIFLLDENIPDDDDDDDKKDNKKDTKPAAKTPVDQAMVKKPARHSLKLKALGEELETFKKNIGADSRFELLGLHSCSMSGLEVAYEVQGTANYLLASQGPAFVGSWPYKQILTRIFNDLEDLAEDDSPPKLEERLIRIFNYCIQNGYDFWLAGYSFDMALCDLNNLTDGPQGATAAIKELSQALIAGLKEEDEALKKQIKDLILLAHWEAQSFWQEQYTDLYDFCYRLKSRIPEKPEPPAKLKRIRAACQDMMKTLKRGKRGEDNGLIVRSGFIGPAFQYSHGLSVFFPWSEPVDKKFMDRYAKYKFTLKFEKDKDSAWLDFLNTYFVETRRPLHADEPKDETDDPGTLAPTLVMQDSLLSALQSIADSISGSTGQLGKGPGDPTGDDCECPSIKNYPSSTNTIKKDYQTPLGPDLAEQFASKAPQEQE from the coding sequence ATGACCGACACGACGAACGCCCCGGAAAGCGACCCGAAAGCATGGACCTTGATGTTTTATTTTGCGAGCGATAACTCGCTCGCTTCAACCATTGTTTCGCAGCTTAAAGCGCTCAAGGATGCCGGGTTTCATCAGCAGGCAAACGTCATTGCCTATTTTGACCCTCAACCCAAAAACATCCCCAGCCACGTCTTTGACGTGAATCTGGTTGAGAAGCTCAAAAAGCCCCATCCCCCACGCCACGTTTTCGCCGGCAATGATCCCTTCACGAGAAACCTGGTCTTCGACAGGCTCTGGACAAAAAAAGATAAGGAAACGCGAGATACGCTCCGGCAATATTTCGAAGAAAAATACAAAAACCAAACCCCGCCATTCAAATACAGTCCCAAGCAGGTTCCCGACACGCTGGTCGGCGAGCAGTCGCCGCGAGAATCGCTGGCCAATTTCCTGGAGTTCTGCCGGTTAAACTATCCGGCGCGCCGCTATATGTTATTCATTCTCGGTCATGGCGTCGTCGTCGGCAATGACATCTTTTTGCTCGACGAAAACATACCCGACGACGACGATGACGATGACAAGAAGGATAACAAAAAGGATACCAAACCAGCGGCCAAAACCCCTGTCGACCAAGCAATGGTAAAGAAGCCGGCGCGCCATTCGTTAAAGCTGAAAGCCCTGGGCGAGGAGCTGGAAACGTTCAAGAAGAATATCGGCGCGGATAGCCGATTCGAGTTACTCGGACTGCATAGCTGCTCGATGAGCGGCCTGGAAGTGGCTTATGAAGTTCAGGGCACGGCCAATTATCTGCTGGCCTCGCAAGGGCCGGCGTTCGTCGGTAGCTGGCCATACAAGCAGATACTGACTCGCATCTTCAATGATCTGGAAGACCTGGCTGAAGATGATAGCCCGCCGAAGTTGGAAGAGCGGCTGATCAGGATCTTCAATTACTGCATTCAAAACGGCTACGACTTTTGGTTGGCGGGATATTCTTTCGACATGGCGCTGTGTGATCTGAACAACCTGACAGACGGCCCGCAGGGCGCCACCGCGGCGATCAAGGAATTATCCCAGGCCCTCATCGCCGGCTTGAAGGAAGAAGATGAAGCGCTAAAGAAGCAAATCAAGGACTTGATTCTCTTGGCTCACTGGGAGGCGCAGAGCTTCTGGCAGGAGCAGTATACCGATCTCTATGATTTCTGCTATCGCCTAAAGAGCAGAATCCCGGAGAAGCCAGAACCGCCTGCTAAGCTGAAAAGAATACGCGCGGCGTGTCAGGACATGATGAAGACGCTGAAACGCGGCAAGCGGGGTGAAGACAACGGCCTGATCGTACGCTCCGGGTTCATCGGGCCGGCGTTTCAATACTCGCACGGCCTCTCGGTCTTCTTTCCCTGGTCCGAGCCGGTGGATAAGAAATTCATGGATCGCTATGCCAAATACAAGTTCACCTTAAAGTTTGAGAAGGACAAGGACAGCGCATGGCTTGATTTCCTGAACACCTATTTTGTCGAAACCAGGCGCCCTCTCCACGCGGATGAGCCGAAGGACGAGACGGATGACCCCGGAACCTTAGCGCCAACACTCGTTATGCAAGACAGTCTGCTGTCCGCGCTCCAATCTATTGCTGACAGTATCTCCGGTAGTACAGGGCAACTAGGCAAGGGGCCGGGTGATCCGACCGGTGACGACTGCGAATGTCCGTCGATCAAGAATTATCCGTCCTCGACCAACACGATCAAAAAAGATTACCAGACGCCTTTGGGGCCGGACCTCGCCGAGCAGTTCGCTAGCAAGGCCCCACAGGAACAGGAGTAG